A window from Candidatus Lokiarchaeota archaeon encodes these proteins:
- a CDS encoding Fe-S cluster assembly protein HesB: MNSDVDEIQAFQQKIMNWWRRNARDLPWRRDNSPYAVLVSEIMLQQTQVNRVVPKFKQFMETFPTIDDLANAGIKEVMQIWSGLGYNRRAVWLRDAAKKIVEKGSFPRTIEELTNLKGIGPYTSRSILIFAFNRDISTVDTNIRRVLISAGFATKETSKKELQKIADRILLKGRSRDWHNALMDYGSEVLTSSSTGISPRTKQTRFEGSTRQLRGEIIKVLTFSEPLELQELISQTEMVTPNQKQISTVLRELEKEQLVEQTDTGKYRLPR, from the coding sequence TTGAATTCTGATGTTGATGAAATACAAGCCTTTCAACAGAAGATAATGAACTGGTGGAGAAGAAACGCACGCGACCTACCATGGAGAAGGGACAATAGCCCGTATGCCGTGCTTGTTTCTGAAATAATGCTTCAGCAGACGCAGGTTAATCGGGTGGTCCCAAAATTCAAGCAATTCATGGAGACATTCCCCACAATTGATGATCTTGCCAATGCAGGGATAAAGGAAGTAATGCAAATCTGGAGTGGGCTTGGATATAACCGAAGAGCGGTATGGTTGAGAGACGCAGCAAAGAAGATAGTTGAGAAAGGGTCGTTCCCTCGGACTATCGAGGAGCTAACCAATCTGAAGGGCATTGGACCGTACACCTCGCGCTCAATTCTTATCTTTGCATTCAACAGGGATATTTCCACAGTTGATACAAACATTAGGCGGGTTCTCATTTCAGCAGGATTTGCTACGAAGGAGACTTCCAAAAAAGAATTGCAAAAAATTGCGGACAGAATCCTCTTGAAAGGAAGGTCTCGTGATTGGCATAATGCGCTTATGGATTATGGCTCGGAAGTCCTCACCTCCAGTTCAACAGGGATATCGCCCCGCACAAAGCAAACAAGATTCGAAGGATCTACTAGACAGCTCAGAGGGGAAATCATCAAGGTTTTGACATTTTCTGAACCACTTGAACTACAAGAGCTGATTTCCCAGACTGAGATGGTAACACCAAATCAGAAACAAATCAGTACAGTGCTTCGAGAGTTGGAGAAAGAACAACTAGTGGAACAAACAGATACAGGAAAATACCGTCTTCCAAGATAA